The following proteins come from a genomic window of Rutidosis leptorrhynchoides isolate AG116_Rl617_1_P2 chromosome 10, CSIRO_AGI_Rlap_v1, whole genome shotgun sequence:
- the LOC139871161 gene encoding uncharacterized protein, whose product MKVGKQTNGLARAFSLCCLKGKIALPEFNKSPPKLIWDLYTNNYPKSQHFIENVRQYNMIFAFTSMDGKVDDRETNNRKEAISGKNRTKASSSRYSLDEDLIRQIMEVLDEHNPLVKMFRMARDWFLETPNMQMKIKLIGRRTKDGSNYNLPTVDEVAALIVGDINISSYDERNIIIDSRIEGLKRISELHTEYLALQYPLMFIYAEDGYRKEILHRDVDEHSTRMKKRKRSLPHAHICLFLDERNKMPQPEDVDTRPEPYQLMSDLMIHGPCGEKNPSCPCTDSDRKCTKRFPKPFSDVTKTDEDGYLIYRRRDDGRMVTKQGHELDNRSVVAYNPYLLKRILLNKVEGPTSYQDIQTVNGQLFNSYRDACYDLGLLDDDKEYIEGTQIEIELLKDLTLQEIDKLLQRNSSSLRNFITKLTSEQKEAYDQIIKAVDHGKGAVFFLYGYGGTRKTFFWKTLSAALRSEEEIVLNVASSGIAALLLSGGRTAHSRFHIPLHPTDPTDESFCTISPSSKLGELIRRTKLLIWDEAPMVNKICVEALDHSMRDICRQSNPDSMDTLFGGKQLCLVVILDKYYPLFKKVKEKI is encoded by the exons ATGAAAGTAGGAAAACAAACAAACGGTTTAGCCCGGGCATTCTCACTTTGTTGTTTGAAAGGTAAAATAGCGCTGCCCGAGTTCAACAAATCTCCTCCTAAACTCATTTGGGATCTATATACTAACAATTATCCCAAGAGTCAACATTTCATTGAGAATGTTCGACAGTACAACATGATTTTTGCATTTACTTCCATGGATGGCAAAGTGGACGATCGT GAAACAAATAACAGGAAAGAAGCAATCAG TGGAAAAAATAGAACAAAGGCTTCGTCTTCACGCTATTCACTCGACGAGGATCTCATTCGTCAAATAATGGAAGTTCTCGATGAACATAATCCTCTTGTCAAGATGTTTCGGATGGCTCGTGACTGGTTTCTAGAAACACCTAATATGCAGATGAAAATTAAGTTAATTGGTAGACGAACCAAAGATGGAAGTAATTACAATCTGCCAACAGTAGACGAAGTTGCAGCACTTATTGTAGGTGATATCAACATTTCTTCCTATGACGAAAGGAATATTATAATTGACAGTCGTATTGAAGGCTTGAAAAGAATTTCTGAGCTTCACACCGAATATTTAGCTCTACAATATCCACTTATGTTTATTTATGCAGAAGATGGGTACAGGAAAGAAATTCTTCATCGTGATGTTGATGAGCATTCCACAAGAATGAAAAAGAGG AAACGTAGTTTGCCTCATGCCCATATATGCTTATTCCTTGATGAAAGAAACAAAATGCCTCAACCAGAAGATGTAGATACACGGCCAGAACCTTATCAACTCATGTCAGATTTAATGATACACGGCCCTTGCGGTGAAAAGAATCCATCGTGCCCATGCACGGATTCAGACAGAAAATGTACAAAAAGGTTTCCAAAACCTTTCTCAGATGTAACAAAAACTGATGAAGACGGTTATCTAATTTACCGAAGAAGGGATGATGGAAGAATGGTAACAAAACAAGGTCACGAATTGGATAACCGAAGCGTGGTAGCTTATAACCCTTACCTCCTAAAAAG AATACTACTCAACAAGGTTGAAGGTCCAACTTCCTATCAAGATATCCAGACGGTAAATGGTCAGTTATTTAATAGCTACAGAGACGCTTGCTACGATTTAGGTTTATTGGATGATGATAAGGAGTATATAGAAG GAACACAAATTGAGATTGAACTATTAAAAGATTTGACTTTACAAGAGATTGATAAATTACTTCAACGCAATAGTAGTTCATTGAGAA atttcattacaaagttaacaTCCGAACAAAAGGAGGCATACGATCAGATAATAAAAGCTGTTGATCACGGCAAAGGAGCTGTGTTCTTTTTGTACGGTTATGGTGGTACTAGAAAAACCTTCTTTTGGAAAACACTCTCAGCTGCATTGCGCAGTGAAGAAGAAATTGTTTTAAATGTTGCGTCAAGTGGGATAGCAGCTTTGCTATTATCTGGAGGTCGGACGGCTCATTCACGTTTTCACATACCGCTTCATCCTACGGATCCTACGGATGAGTCATTTTGTACTATTTCTCCAAGCAGCAAATTGGGTGAGCTCATTAGGAGGACAAAACTGCTTATTTGGGATGAGGCCCCGATGGTTAACAAGATATGCGTTGAAGCACTGGATCATTCTATGCGTGATATATGTCGTCAATCCAATCCTGATAGTATGGATACTCTGTTTGGGGGAAAACAATTGTGTTTGGTGGTGATTTTAGACAAATATTACCCGTTATTCAAAAAAGTAAAAGAGAAGATATAG
- the LOC139871160 gene encoding uncharacterized protein, whose product MRLCGIETDADTRSFAQWILDIGNGDIGESEDGVFDIEIPQDLLITDVDDPIGSMISTIYPDYLLNLGNPEYYQQRAIFAPTHEVVNIINDRMMMCLEGEERSYLSSDSICASQRGADFNNELYTTDFLNSIEVGGLLKHNLRLKIGVPVMLLRNIDQARGLCNGTRLQIVHLGEKIIKAKILTGSNVGKITTLSRMLIVPTDK is encoded by the coding sequence atgagattatgtggTATTGAAACTGATGCCGATACTAGAAGTTTTGCTCAATGGATACTTGACATAGGCAACGGTGATATCGGTGAATCTGAAGACGGAGTTTTTGATATTGAAATTCCACAAGATCTTTTGATAACagatgttgatgatccaattggttCTATGATCTCAACTATTTATCCAGATTATCTTCTTAATCTTGGCAATCCAGAATATTATCAGCAACGTGCAATTTTTGCTCCAACTCATGAAGTAGTTAACATCATTAATGATAGAATGATGATGTGTTTGGAAGGAGAAGAAAGATCATATTTGAGCTCAGACAGTATATGTGCGTCACAGAGAGGCGCTGACTTTAATAATGAATTATACACTACCGATTTCCTAAATAGTATTGAAGTTGGTGGCTTACTAAAGCACAATCTGAGGCTCAAAATTGGTGTACCAGTTATGTTACTTCGAAATATAGATCAGGCAAGAGGTTTGTGTAACGGTACACGTTTACAAATTGTTCACTTAGGAGAAAAAATCATCAAAGCAAAAATTTTAACGGGGTCAAACGTGGGGAAGATTACAACGTTATCACGTATGCTTATCGTACCGACGGACAAGTGA